The Sinorhizobium fredii USDA 257 region GCGCGCCCTCGGCGGTTCGACGGCATTCAACAGGGCCACGTGCGGCTCGGCGCCAACCCCCTGGCTCGTTACAATGCCGACGCCGGTGATCACCACGTCGTTTGCGGATTTGGTCATCTTTACTTCTCCGAAGCGGCCGTCGCGGCCATCAATCCCACTTCCTCGGCGCGCTTGCGGACGATCTCGCCAAGCGGCACCTGATCGAACGGCATTGTCCTGAGCTTCAGCTGCGCGTCGCAGATCTTCTTGCCGCCCGAGGCGATCTTGGCCTTGGTCACCGCGAAGCCAGAGCCCTCGTGCTCGAGAAATGCTTCGATTTCGAGCTCGGCCGAAGGCTCGACGAATGTGCGCATCTTGGCGCCGTCGACCGACATCAGGAAGGGCATCGCCGCGAATTTGGTGGCGGCAAGCACGAGAAAGCCGGAAGCCTGTGCCATCGTTTCGATCAGTAGCACGCCGGGAACCAGCGGATAGCCGGGAAAATGGCCCTCGAACACCGGGCTCTTCTCCGGCACGACGGATCGCGCCGTGAGCCGGCCCGCCGCGAGATCGACGGATTCGACCCGGTCGACCATCTGGAAATATT contains the following coding sequences:
- a CDS encoding 3-hydroxyacyl-ACP dehydratase FabZ family protein encodes the protein MLLEYFQMVDRVESVDLAAGRLTARSVVPEKSPVFEGHFPGYPLVPGVLLIETMAQASGFLVLAATKFAAMPFLMSVDGAKMRTFVEPSAELEIEAFLEHEGSGFAVTKAKIASGGKKICDAQLKLRTMPFDQVPLGEIVRKRAEEVGLMAATAASEK